The Desulforegula conservatrix Mb1Pa genome includes a region encoding these proteins:
- a CDS encoding lysozyme inhibitor LprI family protein translates to MKIRLINILVLIVVTLVLVSIVSVHAAMPGFDCSKATTEVEKLVCSDDRLADLDKQMADVFRALLSGLGENEKKAVKKEQNLWLKSRQKMLDASPSREDKLKTLSELYETKIAELNLKAELSVKTAV, encoded by the coding sequence ATGAAGATCCGCTTAATAAATATTTTAGTCCTGATTGTGGTTACGCTTGTTCTTGTTTCAATCGTTTCTGTTCATGCAGCTATGCCAGGATTTGACTGTTCCAAGGCCACAACGGAGGTTGAGAAACTGGTTTGCTCTGATGATAGGCTTGCTGATCTGGATAAGCAGATGGCTGATGTATTCAGGGCTCTATTATCTGGTCTGGGAGAAAATGAGAAAAAGGCCGTGAAAAAAGAGCAAAATTTATGGCTAAAGTCTCGCCAAAAAATGCTGGATGCCTCACCAAGCAGAGAAGATAAATTGAAGACGCTTTCAGAGCTATACGAAACAAAGATAGCTGAACTTAATCTGAA
- a CDS encoding Fic family protein — MVLEGEKLRGKSLREHFEVINHRDAIIYIEMLAKKNESVSEALIKRSHHILSKNIDNTNAGKYRNININFTESDHEPPHFNTMTDEMARLIVCHNENLAKMHPVEVASRIHADLIKIHPFIDGNGRTARLLMNLELIKSGFPPAVIPATLKKEYFETLDKAHMHNDYEPFIGLVADALEQSFEIFLDNLNMEMIE, encoded by the coding sequence ATGGTTCTCGAAGGGGAAAAACTTCGGGGAAAAAGTTTGCGTGAGCACTTTGAGGTCATCAATCACAGAGATGCAATTATTTATATAGAAATGCTTGCTAAAAAAAATGAGTCTGTTTCTGAGGCCCTTATAAAAAGATCCCATCATATTTTGTCAAAAAACATAGATAATACTAATGCCGGAAAATACAGGAATATAAATATAAATTTTACTGAATCTGATCATGAGCCTCCTCATTTCAATACTATGACTGATGAAATGGCCAGGTTAATTGTCTGCCACAATGAAAACTTGGCAAAGATGCATCCTGTTGAAGTAGCCTCCAGAATCCATGCTGACCTAATAAAAATTCATCCTTTTATTGACGGGAATGGGCGAACTGCAAGACTCTTAATGAATCTTGAACTTATTAAATCTGGTTTCCCGCCCGCTGTTATTCCAGCCACCTTAAAAAAAGAATATTTTGAAACACTTGATAAAGCCCATATGCACAATGACTATGAACCCTTTATCGGGCTTGTTGCAGATGCATTGGAACAGAGTTTTGAGATATTCTTGGATAATCTAAATATGGAGATGATTGAATGA